In Phlebotomus papatasi isolate M1 chromosome 1, Ppap_2.1, whole genome shotgun sequence, the following proteins share a genomic window:
- the LOC129807164 gene encoding uncharacterized protein LOC129807164 — protein sequence MESEKRKFKDLRVIDLRNELSKRGLDTTGLKPVLAERLKKALEAEAEDLDLDTFEFVISEELTTNDSEKVVESPVSLEQDGKPEESEMSEVKVDESVLVTEDSSAQKAKVDESVIATEDSSAKQEEVDDCVLVTEDSAAQETKENEVVESKDIGEVKNSTPSVGEKIKLSGAARKRYKWLVSQGHPLGHETKWLAAHPTLEIFEAMKNRFKDTSSEQLGSTDESKEKRETVHVGDNSSAKKLDDSFKEATGSVPIGILSSNYPNQSLTTEQMLTVQKCVMDRILEQANKELKPQFSGCNFKMGWMLFDCSNRSTAEWLKGIVDDLQPWQGASLKAVEASDIPRLHVIKGYFPNSAEKTSEAILGYVAAQNDGLEAQKWGVIRRETEGSGVLITLSIDHSAAEQLKKCSFKIHYQFGTVQLKSKGSLRENYVESRRKRKASTAPEGQATAIKVAPQPQPSAEKPTFSRRQRLRWRQNQKRKIATTTVVETPVVVSAKQRDKATSLAVPSSSPRAPGPRMESSSRAMNSMFAEARRRSKSNGEGSRSSRKPPIRSMPNDRRGAPVVEGVSRKPHNQYSRSRSRSPIAPSPPRFFSQASSQREHVNMSAMSNNMRPYPHAEANDYNRNYGNQSTRSDIWADRRMIDNYAEPRSDYRASGASVSREASLRALGPQGMRGHHEEQFNNFNRRRQEDSSRENTRYPDTYYKNRPY from the exons ATGGAGAGTGAAAAGCGTAAATTTAAGGATTTGAGAGTGATAGATTTGAGGAATGAACTTTCAAAAAGAGGTCTAGATACAACTGGCTTGAAGCCTGTGCTCGCAGAGCGTCTGAAAAAG GCCTTAGAAGCCGAGGCGGAGGATCTGGACCTGGATACCTTTGAGTTTGTAATTAGTGAAGAATTAACGACGAATGATTCCGAGAAAGTTGTGGAATCACCAGTCTCTCTTGAACAGGATGGCAAGCCTGAAGAATCTGAAATGTCTGAAGTTAAAGTGGATGAGTCTGTGCTTGTCACAGAAGATTCATCTGCTCAAAAGGCAAAAGTAGATGAGTCTGTGATTGCCACAGAAGATTCATCTGCGAAACAAGAAGAAGTAGATGACTGTGTGCTTGTCACTGAAGATTCAGCTGCACAAGAGacaaaagaaaatgaagttGTTGAAAGTAAAGATATTGGAGAGGTGAAAAATAGCACTCCATCCGTCGGTGAGAAGATTAAACTCAGTGGTGCAGCTCGCAAGCGATACAAATGGTTAGTGTCGCAGGGTCATCCCCTTGGACACGAAACCAAATGGCTTGCCGCACATCCAACTCTCGAAATCTTTGAAGCAATGAAGAATCGCTTCAAAGACACATCATCTGAGCAATTGGGTTCCACTGATGAATCCAAGGAAAAACGAGAAACTGTCCATGTGGGCGATAATTCGTCTGCCAAAAAGCTAGATGATAGCTTTAAAGAGGCAACTGGTAGTGTTCCCATTGGGATACTGTCATCGAATTACCCTAACCAATCTCTCACTACTGAGCAAATGCTAACTGTGCAGAAATGTGTCATGGACAGAATTCTTGAACAAGCAAATAAGGAACTTAAACCACAATTCTCTGGTTGCAACTTCAAAATGGGCTGGATGTTGTTTGATTGTTCCAATAGATCCACAGCTGAATGGCTGAAGGGTATAGTGGACGATCTGCAGCCATGGCAAGGTGCCAGTTTGAAGGCGGTGGAGGCAAGTGATATACCTCGTCTCCATGTAATCAAGGGATATTTTCCAAATTCCGCAGAAAAAACCTCAGAGGCAATTCTTGGCTATGTCGCTGCCCAAAATGATGGTCTCGAAGCGCAGAAGTGGGGAGTGATCCGGAGAGAGACTGAGGGATCTGGTGTACTCATAACTCTTTCTATTGATCACTCTGCAGCAGAACAATTGAAGAAATGCAGtttcaaaattcattatcaATTTGGAACGGTCCAATTGAAATCTAAAGGATCTCTCAGGGAGAATTACGTAGAGTCCAGGAGGAAGAGAAAGGCTTCAACAGCACCAGAAGGCCAAGCTACAGCCATTAAAGTGGCTCCACAGCCGCAGCCCTCGGCAGAAAAGCCTACTTTCTCCAGGAGACAACGTCTCAGGTGgaggcaaaaccaaaaaagaaaGATTGCAACGACCACCGTTGTAGAGACCCCAGTTGTGGTCAGCGCAAAGCAAAGGGACAAGGCTACTTCCTTAGCAGTGCCTAGTTCAAGCCCACGAGCACCTGGCCCAAGAATGGAGTCTAGCTCAAGGGCCATGAATTCGATGTTTGCCGAAGCTCGAAGGCGTTCCAAGAGCAATGGTGAAGGGTCACGATCATCGAGAAAACCCCCCATACGTTCGATGCCAAATGATCGAAGAGGTGCTCCGGTGGTAGAGGGAGTGTCAAGAAAACCTCATAATCAGTATTCCAGATCTAGGTCACGATCTCCAATTGCACCGAGCCCTCCGAGATTTTTCAGTCAGGCATCGTCACAGAGAGAGCACGTTAACATGTCTGCCATGTCCAATAATATGAGGCCCTATCCTCACGCAGAAGCCAATGATTATAACAGAAACTACGGTAATCAGTCAACTAGGTCTGATATATGGGCAGATAGAAGAATGATTGATAATTATGCTGAACCACGATCTGATTATCGGGCTTCTGGGGCTTCTGTATCCAGAGAGGCTTCCCTAAGGGCTTTAGGGCCACAAGGGATGAGGGGTCATCATGAAgaacaatttaataattttaatagacGCAGGCAGGAAGATTCTTCACGTGAAAATACGAG
- the LOC129807150 gene encoding KAT8 regulatory NSL complex subunit 3 — protein sequence MSCGIGNSVFELKSLKQHTPWNGIPHHKHTHFRCESAVEMEHSYSRDWRPAENSKVMSTRTIMVNRAPQCPSCHFHTNDEGIDVDEQHKSSALPYDEDEAMKAMEYTTQIAYCVKNTNSDEDDWEEAVNKLGWSIVQQNLFAKVANILDLDRLARLARKSREHESVFRRADIDKSCQRMRQALAAVNWDIRLTQWLHGVLIEHLPPSYMSLYLDILQTLKAKLPALIDKMIFGRTPPGAQDIMGPVMKEPWEPKINHKNRKLPNQPIIIILPNGPSVSPASNRMQKWFALFATMGSVVPIAIHAGGVAIQKQGMQTVVEQLVTVSRAKIQDIRAESPGRPIILVGFNSGAALALQIGVLEPASSIVCMGFAYNTMQGIRGCPDDQIQEITTPILFVIGQNSARTSQEEIECLRENMIAQTSVVIVGSADDALRVNTKKRRIEKVTQAMVDNMVMDEVAEFATSCLVNPPGPRQMPGGGLNQSTVVTSNGMPGNPLVVRKRKITGDSESGCDDKPSPVKTPRPVGRPRLNNKPIPGRLPKKPIVGSGITQPSSEALDIAIQSILPTDSNEMTSLEPVVSTSEVKKSPIMTSYEIVQGKITQKVEYKPLISSGAVSSLVSARSPNSTTVSGVGGTPIVLPIIQRPKVKMVPPNQFVQLKPGNMESLGGSSQVYTIKSGTTISTPTKTPQLYTIKTSSGNKVISMKKQSPQTPHLVTVSPSGFTNKYTIMKSTKAVPTSSSDGAGDKPDLTGTNIFDIPIVFADNEGNIHESEASTEDADTSSESTVMAMSPHKEPETSLANASRIYNLIPASKAAAGSGGKQVVFINRSNATTLKPNIISKSVPPLKYTKVMVSSATGQSGLRQHLESGTSVVTSHLPIMTNKMVKVKASEIERGNVISSRPIPTTKLQPIIINVEADKASGRAISSGDGISKIPHTIYLKPNSGTIRQIPGILNKNLTVKKLVNIVQQNKNQPDGGTE from the coding sequence gGAATTGATGTAGATGAACAGCACAAATCCTCTGCACTGCCATACGATGAGGATGAGGCCATGAAGGCAATGGAGTACACCACACAGATAGCGTATTGtgtgaaaaataccaattcGGATGAGGATGATTGGGAGGAGGCTGTAAATAAGTTAGGTTGGTCCATTGTGCAACAGAATCTCTTTGCCAAAGTGGCTAATATCCTGGATCTGGACAGATTGGCTCGTTTGGCACGAAAGAGCCGTGAGCATGAGTCAGTGTTCAGACGAGCCGATATTGACAAGAGTTGCCAGCGCATGAGGCAGGCTCTGGCAGCTGTTAATTGGGATATTCGGCTGACACAGTGGCTCCATGGGGTTCTCATTGAACACCTACCGCCCAGCTATATGAGTCTCTATCTGGACATCCTGCAGACATTGAAGGCCAAGTTGCCTGCATTGATTgacaaaatgatttttggaCGAACACCACCTGGGGCTCAGGATATCATGGGGCCGGTGATGAAGGAACCATGGGAGCCAAAgattaatcacaaaaatagaaaattacccAATCAACCTATAATTATTATCCTGCCAAATGGACCATCTGTTAGTCCGGCCAGCAATAGGATGCAAAAGTGGTTTGCCCTCTTTGCCACAATGGGCTCCGTTGTACCGATTGCCATTCATGCGGGCGGTGTGGCTATTCAGAAGCAGGGTATGCAGACAGTTGTTGAGCAATTGGTAACGGTGTCTAGGGCAAAAATTCAGGATATTCGGGCTGAGTCACCGGGAAGACCAATAATCCTGGTGGGATTCAATTCAGGAGCTGCTCTGGCACTACAAATTGGTGTTCTGGAGCCAGCTAGTTCAATTGTTTGTATGGGATTTGCCTATAATACGATGCAGGGTATCCGTGGATGTCCGGATGATCAGATTCAGGAGATAACAACACCGATACTCTTTGTTATTGGGCAGAATTCAGCTAGGACGAGTCAGGAGGAGATTGAGTGTTTGCGGGAGAATATGATTGCGCAGACGAGTGTGGTGATTGTGGGATCGGCTGATGATGCTCTCAGGGTGAATACGAAGAAGAGGCGTATTGAGAAGGTGACACAGGCCATGGTGGACAATATGGTGATGGATGAAGTGGCAGAATTTGCAACATCGTGCCTGGTGAATCCACCAGGACCGAGACAAATGCCTGGAGGAGGTCTCAATCAATCAACAGTTGTCACGTCAAATGGTATGCCTGGGAATCCCTTGGTGGTGCGCAAGAGAAAAATAACGGGTGATTCGGAAAGTGGTTGTGATGATAAACCATCTCCAGTGAAGACACCGAGACCCGTTGGAAGGCCAAGGCTCAATAATAAACCAATCCCCGGGCGATTGCCCAAGAAGCCAATTGTTGGAAGTGGAATTACTCAGCCATCGAGTGAAGCACTAGATATAGCCATTCAGAGTATCTTGCCGACAGATAGCAATGAGATGACATCCCTGGAGCCAGTGGTATCCACCAGTGAAGTCAAAAAATCTCCCATTATGACGTCATATGAGATTGTTCAGGGGAAGATAACGCAGAAGGTGGAGTATAAACCGTTGATATCGAGTGGAGCTGTGAGTTCTCTGGTGTCGGCTAGATCACCAAATTCAACGACGGTGTCCGGAGTTGGAGGGACTCCAATTGTTTTGCCCATAATTCAGAGGCCAAAGGTGAAGATGGTACCACCAAATCAATTTGTTCAGCTAAAACCAGGGAATATGGAGAGTTTGGGTGGATCATCGCAAGTTTATACGATTAAGAGTGGCACGACAATTTCAACACCCACCAAAACACCACAATTGTACACAATTAAAACATCATCGGGGAACAAGGTAATCTCCATGAAGAAGCAATCCCCACAAACACCACATTTAGTCACAGTGTCTCCCAGTGGATTTACCAATAAATACACCATCATGAAGTCCACAAAGGCCGTTCCGACGTCATCGTCAGATGGAGCAGGAGATAAGCCAGATCTAACTGGTACCAATATCTTTGACATCCCCATTGTTTTTGCTGACAATGAGGGCAATATCCATGAATCTGAGGCATCAACAGAGGATGCAGATACGTCGAGTGAGAGCACAGTAATGGCTATGAGTCCACACAAAGAGCCAGAAACGTCATTAGCAAATGCCAGTAggatttataatttaattccgGCAAGCAAAGCAGCAGCCGGAAGTGGTGGGAAACAAGTTGTGTTCATAAATCGTAGCAATGCAACTACTCTCAAACCCAATATAATATCCAAATCAGTTCCACCGCTCAAATATACCAAAGTCATGGTATCATCGGCAACTGGACAATCTGGACTAAGGCAGCATTTGGAATCGGGTACATCGGTGGTCACTAGCCATTTGCCCATTATGACCAATAAGATGGTAAAGGTAAAGGCTAGTGAGATTGAACGGGGTAATGTTATTTCATCACGTCCCATTCCGACTACCAAGCTTCAGCCTATTATTATCAATGTGGAAGCCGATAAGGCGTCTGGAAGAGCAATTTCAAGTGGTGATGGAATATCAAAGATTCCACATACAATTTATCTGAAGCCCAACAGTGGGACAATTAGGCAGATTCCGGGAATTCTCAATAAGAATCTGACGGTGAAGAAGCTGGTTAATATTGTGCAGCAGAACAAGAATCAACCGGATGGAGGGACTGAGTAA
- the LOC129807211 gene encoding mannose-1-phosphate guanyltransferase beta: MENPRKGMRALILVGGYGTRLRPLTLSRPKPLVEFANKPILMHQMEALVDAGVSEVILAVSYRAEQMEAELRQEAEKLGVQLIFSHESEPLGTAGPLALAKEILSASPEPFFVLNSDVICDFPFKQLESFHRAHGKEGTIVVTKVDEPSKYGVVLYNEAGCIDSFIEKPQEFISNKINAGMYILNPSVLSRIEIKPTSIEKEVFPVMSQEKELYAMELSGFWMDVGQPKDFLTGMCLYLTSVRQKKPETLYSGPGTVGNVLVDPTAKIGAGCRIGPNVTIGPDVVIEDGACIKRSTILKGAIVRSHSWLDSCIIGWRSTVGRWVRLEGISVLGEDVIVKDEIYINGGQVLPHKSIAHSVPEPQIIM, encoded by the exons ATGGAAAATCCGCGAAAGGGAATGCGAGCCTTGATTCTAGTGGGTGGATATGGGACCCGTTTGCGTCCACTTACCCTGAGTCGACCAAAGCCCCTTGTGGAATTTGCTAATAAACCCATTTTGATGCATCAAATGGAGGCACTTGTCGATGCTGGAGTTTCTGAG GTCATCTTGGCTGTATCGTACAGAGCCGAGCAGATGGAAGCCGAATTGAGGCAGGAAGCTGAAAAACTCGGAGTTCAACTTATATTTTCGCATGAAAGTGAACCATTGGGTACTGCTGGACCCCTAGCCCTTGCTAAGGAAATTCTTTCAGCGAGTCCTGAACCCTTTTTTGTCCTCAATTCGGATGTTATCTGCGACTTTCCATTCAAGCAACTTGAATCATTCCACCGTGCTCATGGCAAAGAAGGCACAATTGTGGTCACCAAAGTGGACGAACCATCTAAATATGGTGTGGTGCTGTACAATGAAGCTGGATGCATTGATAGCTTCATTGAAAAGCCACAGGAGTTTATCAGCAACAAGATTAATGCTGGCATGTACATCTTGAATCCGTCAGTACTGTCGAGAATTGAGATAAAACCCACGTCGATTGAGAAGGAAGTTTTTCCTGTAATGTCACAGGAAAAGGAACTCTATGCCATGGAATTGAGTGGATTCTGGATGGATGTTGGACAACCAAAGGATTTTTTAACCG GAATGTGTCTATACTTGACATCGGTGAGGCAGAAAAAACCCGAAACCCTGTATTCTGGTCCAGGAACTGTGGGAAATGTTTTGGTAGATCCCACGGCTAAAATTGGTGCTGGATGCCGTATTGGCCCTAATGTGACTATCGGTCCGGATGTCGTGATTGAGGATG GAGCCTGCATAAAACGCTCAACTATCTTAAAGGGGGCAATTGTGAGATCGCATTCCTGGTTAGATAGCTGTATCATTGGCTGGCGATCCACTGTGGGCAGATGGGTGAGACTTGAAGGTATTTCAGTTCTTGGGGAAGATGTAATCGTCAAGGATGAAATATACATCAACGGTGGACAAGTTTTGCCGCACAAGAGCATTGCACACAGTGTTCCAGAGCCTCAGATTATCATGTAA
- the LOC129807151 gene encoding uncharacterized protein LOC129807151 isoform X1, whose translation MKIAKRKLSELRVVDLRNELSKRKLDTTGLKPSLVKRLKLALTEEEKDPSTFEFVIGEEVASTAVVNNQEPATSIPPKESKPESQFSQVIPKIEPNNSSTEIAIEAIEGNSKDQTDKDEDITLSGFEEDRYKMLLALGHVAGYQTKLLAKKSVSEKRSNSEDSSDFPRAKKIKIEHESSSAMQPIQQKTNNVAVQKSHTEKSREVRISENIKIKSDPSPGIHSEPPAKPIADKKQTSDSSNSSKSAKSKKQEKSKKQEKHECNKNNSKAPPKPPKSTTAADHSFSEFSQEAKTVAVGIVPSNFPTKTLTKAQMNSIQEAIDFQVLNQKNKSFKPKFSGIEFKSDWLSLKCSNRATAEWLKMAVKDITVSQEYKLKMVEGKELPEDQMIETTFPETAHMETATILGFIESQNENLQTGNWKILRRQQKTTSSIMTFSVSQTVIKELKNCGYKIHFRYGTVVFNRRYIPLTDTQIDNPTKTLPIQNQPNPPKPTAPKPTEDKSKASVVTQAKPTNDPKRPMTETQRRRKRRKIKATMASMNALEGNKNPAAVPQKQKGNTVKEKHSKKSRKPHSSSSRSPVPPRSPPNICLASSSRERSRNSPISGDSRYYSHSEMKYTHGDCSDDSDMWTRRRAIDNSPPRQISRDSGSYSMRSHHEENDYRRRDLSRERQESAPSLRTKRLRINPEINNVYDRDRSRSPQEITLYRGFYPPFL comes from the exons ATGAAAattgcaaagagaaaattatcaGAATTGCGTGTAGTTGATTTGaggaatgaattatcaaaaagaaaactCGATACAACGGGATTAAAACCCAGTCTTGTAAAGCGTCTCAAATTG GCTTTGACTGAGGAGGAGAAGGATCCATCGACATTTGAGTTTGTTATAGGAGAGGAAGTGGCTTCTACAGCTGTTGTAAACAACCAAGAACCAGCAACATCAATTCCTCCTAAGGAGTCTAAGCCTGAATCTCAATTCTCTCAGGTAATCCCCAAAATTGAGCCAAATAACAGTTCAACAGAGATAGCTATCGAAGCTATTGAAGGTAATTCAAAAGATCAAACAGACAAAGATGAAGATATTACCCTCAGTGGCTTCGAAGAGGATCGCTATAAAATGCTCTTGGCTTTGGGGCACGTAGCTGGATATCAAACAAAGTTGCTTGCGAAAAAAAGTGTAAGTGAAAAGAGATCTAACTCTGAAGATTCCTCAGACTTTCCTCGggccaagaaaattaaaatagagCATGAATCCAGTTCAGCAATGCAGCCAATTCAGCAAAAAACTAACAATGTTGCTGTCCAGAAATCTCACACTGAGAAATCCCGGGAGGTTCGAATATCcgagaatattaaaataaagtCTGATCCCAGCCCAGGAATACATTCTGAACCTCCTGCAAAGCCTATTGCTGACAAAAAGCAGACAAGTGACTCGAGTAATTCTTCAAAATCGGCTAAATCCAAGAAACAggagaaatccaaaaaacagGAGAAACACGAATGCAACAAAAACAACTCAAAAGCACCTCCAAAGCCTCCTAAGTCAACCACCGCTGCTGACCACAGTTTCAGTGAGTTCAGTCAAGAAGCGAAAACAGTGGCAGTAGGCATTGTTCCATCTAACTTCCCCACAAAAACCCTGACAAAAGCACAGATGAATAGCATCCAGGAAGCAATTGATTTTCAGGTGCTAAATCAAAAGAATAAATCTTTCAAGCCGAAATTCTCAGGGATTGAATTCAAGAGTGACTGGTTATCACTGAAATGCTCAAATAGAGCAACAGCGGAATGGTTGAAAATGGCAGTGAAGGATATAACTGTGTCCCAGGAGTACAAATTGAAAATGGTGGAAGGCAAGGAATTACCTGAAGACCAAATGATTGAAACAACTTTTCCAGAGACTGCCCATATGGAGACAGCAACTATCCTTGGGTTCATTGAGAGTCAGAATGAGAATTTACAGACAGGAAATTGGAAGATACTACGAAGGCAGCAAAAGACTACTTCATCCATCATGACATTCTCTGTCTCTCAAACGGTCATAAAAGAGCTCAAAAATTGCGGCTACAAAATCCACTTCCGCTACGGAACTGTTGTCTTCAACCGGAGATATATCCCATTGACGGACACTCAAATTGATAACCCAACAAAAACTCTTCCTATCCAAAACCAGCCGAATCCGCCCAAACCTACGGCGCCCAAACCTACAGAGGACAAATCCAAGGCATCAGTGGTGACTCAAGCAAAGCCTACGAATGATCCCAAGCGTCCCATGACTGAAACGCAACGTCGGAGAAAACGTAGGAAGATTAAAGCAACAATGGCATCCATGAATGCATTGGAGGGAAATAAAAACCCTGCTGCTGTCCCTCAAAAACAGAAGGGTAACACTGTGAAAGAAAAACACTCCAAAAAATCTCGTAAGCCACATTCAAGTTCATCTCGATCTCCTGTTCCTCCACGGTCTCCACCAAATATTTGTCTAGCATCATCATCAAGAGAACGATCTCGCAATTCTCCGATCTCAGGGGACTCGAGGTATTATTCTCATAGCGAAATGAAGTATACTCATGGAGATTGCAGTGATGATTCTGACATGTGGACACGAAGAAGAGCAATTGATAATTCTCCGCCCAGACAAATATCCAGAGATTCAGGTTCATACAGTATGAGGAGTCATCATGAAGAGAATGATTACAGACGGAGAGATTTGTCTCGAGAAAGACAAGAAAGTGCCCCTTCTTTAAGAACAAAACGCTTGAGAATTAATCCTGAAATAAACAATGTTTACGATCGGGATAGAAGCAGGTCACCACAGGAAATAACGTTGTACCGAGGATTTTATCCTccttttctttaa
- the LOC129807151 gene encoding uncharacterized protein LOC129807151 isoform X2, producing MKIAKRKLSELRVVDLRNELSKRKLDTTGLKPSLVKRLKLALTEEEKDPSTFEFVIGEEVASTAVVNNQEPATSIPPKESKPESQFSQVIPKIEPNNSSTEIAIEAIEGNSKDQTDKDEDITLSGFEEDRYKMLLALGHVAGYQTKLLAKKSVSEKRSNSEDSSDFPRAKKIKIEHESSSAMQPIQQKTNNVAVQKSHTEKSREVRISENIKIKSDPSPGIHSEPPAKPIADKKQTSDSSNSSKSAKSKKQEKSKKQEKHECNKNNSKAPPKPPKSTTAADHSFSEFSQEAKTVAVGIVPSNFPTKTLTKAQMNSIQEAIDFQVLNQKNKSFKPKFSGIEFKSDWLSLKCSNRATAEWLKMAVKDITVSQEYKLKMVEGKELPEDQMIETTFPETAHMETATILGFIESQNENLQTGNWKILRRQQKTTSSIMTFSVSQTVIKELKNCGYKIHFRYGTVVFNRRYIPLTDTQIDNPTKTLPIQNQPNPPKPTAPKPTEDKSKASVVTQAKPTNDPKRPMTETQRRRKRRKIKATMASMNALEGNKNPAAVPQKQKGNTVKEKHSKKSRKPHSSSSRSPVPPRSPPNICLASSSRERSRNSPISGDSRYYSHSEMKYTHGDCSDDSDMWTRRRAIDNSPPRQISRDSGSYSMRSHHEENDYRRRDLSRERQESAPSLRTKRLRINPEINNVYDRDRIL from the exons ATGAAAattgcaaagagaaaattatcaGAATTGCGTGTAGTTGATTTGaggaatgaattatcaaaaagaaaactCGATACAACGGGATTAAAACCCAGTCTTGTAAAGCGTCTCAAATTG GCTTTGACTGAGGAGGAGAAGGATCCATCGACATTTGAGTTTGTTATAGGAGAGGAAGTGGCTTCTACAGCTGTTGTAAACAACCAAGAACCAGCAACATCAATTCCTCCTAAGGAGTCTAAGCCTGAATCTCAATTCTCTCAGGTAATCCCCAAAATTGAGCCAAATAACAGTTCAACAGAGATAGCTATCGAAGCTATTGAAGGTAATTCAAAAGATCAAACAGACAAAGATGAAGATATTACCCTCAGTGGCTTCGAAGAGGATCGCTATAAAATGCTCTTGGCTTTGGGGCACGTAGCTGGATATCAAACAAAGTTGCTTGCGAAAAAAAGTGTAAGTGAAAAGAGATCTAACTCTGAAGATTCCTCAGACTTTCCTCGggccaagaaaattaaaatagagCATGAATCCAGTTCAGCAATGCAGCCAATTCAGCAAAAAACTAACAATGTTGCTGTCCAGAAATCTCACACTGAGAAATCCCGGGAGGTTCGAATATCcgagaatattaaaataaagtCTGATCCCAGCCCAGGAATACATTCTGAACCTCCTGCAAAGCCTATTGCTGACAAAAAGCAGACAAGTGACTCGAGTAATTCTTCAAAATCGGCTAAATCCAAGAAACAggagaaatccaaaaaacagGAGAAACACGAATGCAACAAAAACAACTCAAAAGCACCTCCAAAGCCTCCTAAGTCAACCACCGCTGCTGACCACAGTTTCAGTGAGTTCAGTCAAGAAGCGAAAACAGTGGCAGTAGGCATTGTTCCATCTAACTTCCCCACAAAAACCCTGACAAAAGCACAGATGAATAGCATCCAGGAAGCAATTGATTTTCAGGTGCTAAATCAAAAGAATAAATCTTTCAAGCCGAAATTCTCAGGGATTGAATTCAAGAGTGACTGGTTATCACTGAAATGCTCAAATAGAGCAACAGCGGAATGGTTGAAAATGGCAGTGAAGGATATAACTGTGTCCCAGGAGTACAAATTGAAAATGGTGGAAGGCAAGGAATTACCTGAAGACCAAATGATTGAAACAACTTTTCCAGAGACTGCCCATATGGAGACAGCAACTATCCTTGGGTTCATTGAGAGTCAGAATGAGAATTTACAGACAGGAAATTGGAAGATACTACGAAGGCAGCAAAAGACTACTTCATCCATCATGACATTCTCTGTCTCTCAAACGGTCATAAAAGAGCTCAAAAATTGCGGCTACAAAATCCACTTCCGCTACGGAACTGTTGTCTTCAACCGGAGATATATCCCATTGACGGACACTCAAATTGATAACCCAACAAAAACTCTTCCTATCCAAAACCAGCCGAATCCGCCCAAACCTACGGCGCCCAAACCTACAGAGGACAAATCCAAGGCATCAGTGGTGACTCAAGCAAAGCCTACGAATGATCCCAAGCGTCCCATGACTGAAACGCAACGTCGGAGAAAACGTAGGAAGATTAAAGCAACAATGGCATCCATGAATGCATTGGAGGGAAATAAAAACCCTGCTGCTGTCCCTCAAAAACAGAAGGGTAACACTGTGAAAGAAAAACACTCCAAAAAATCTCGTAAGCCACATTCAAGTTCATCTCGATCTCCTGTTCCTCCACGGTCTCCACCAAATATTTGTCTAGCATCATCATCAAGAGAACGATCTCGCAATTCTCCGATCTCAGGGGACTCGAGGTATTATTCTCATAGCGAAATGAAGTATACTCATGGAGATTGCAGTGATGATTCTGACATGTGGACACGAAGAAGAGCAATTGATAATTCTCCGCCCAGACAAATATCCAGAGATTCAGGTTCATACAGTATGAGGAGTCATCATGAAGAGAATGATTACAGACGGAGAGATTTGTCTCGAGAAAGACAAGAAAGTGCCCCTTCTTTAAGAACAAAACGCTTGAGAATTAATCCTGAAATAAACAATGTTTACGATCGGGATAGAA ttttgtaG